One region of Thalassophryne amazonica chromosome 16, fThaAma1.1, whole genome shotgun sequence genomic DNA includes:
- the znf598 gene encoding E3 ubiquitin-protein ligase ZNF598 produces MMDSIVPKEAEKHCVLCCQDIDIFALGKCDHPVCYRCSTKMRVLCEQKYCAVCREELDKVVFVKKLTTFSSLLFKQFPCEKKHDIYFADEKVYSQFRHLLLPECVRCPEPKVFSRFEELEHHMRKQHEVFCCRLCTKHLKIFPYERKWYNRKELARHRAHGDPDDTSHRGHPLCEFCDDRYLDNDELLKHLRRDHYFCHFCDVDGSQEYYSDYQYLSEHFRDAHYLCEEGRCATEQFTHAFRTEIDYKAHKAAAHSKSRAEARQNRHIDLQFTYAPRQQRRNEGLVTGEDYEEARHNRGGRGRHQGRQKSWRYIREEENRELAAAMRASMAHHQQVDRGVANERNAPRLAREEQLERTEPDDSKQKTTNPAGKPPVRTMQSTNPLDEEDDFPTLGATAATSASSVKSTTANVAAINEALKEDDFPSLPGVSVAATLTPAYSAPPKTHSSFKEEDFPVLVSNVRPTRPAAVRSSAWSNHTAGVKPTNQTLPPSSRHPVPVSTVSAPKLLSSSSSSFSQRKKKVGESGKAKSDQSPSDDYESSGMTQQEFRSVCTMLDISTLLTVKDGNAKPSTSVSSTLNQTPSTNISTSKASKKKKQKNPSAPSTPAGSGTMPAGNTVLVEKASQKENVPENPTPPTDVTAMMEMLPSGLANGHMEKLTVCKDSSLDQDEDFPALKTKKPPPGFKSSFPMKATTPAPSSTVPPPPGLGVTTTKPPPGFTGIPLNNNVLELAASPVNPPPKLSGNYLVPEDYQQRNLELIQSIKKYLHDDESQFNLFKNYSAQFRKGVISAAQYHHSCKDLLGEDFSRIFNELLVLLPDTGKQQELLYAHGHSKTMEKQSGAGGGRKNRNKNAWQAPTLAVNANVAAELDCQLCPTCRQVLAPKDINFHKTLHTTESEDFPSLQSISRIIS; encoded by the exons GTGGTGTTTGTGAAGAAACTGACAACTTTCTCATCACTTTTATTTAAGCAGTTCCCCTGTGAGAAGAAGCATGATATTTATTTTGCAGATGAGAAGGTCTATAGTCAATTCAG GCATCTGCTGTTGCCAGAGTGTGTCCGTTGTCCAGAGCCAAAGGTCTTTTCCAGATTTGAAGAGCTCGAGCACCACATGAGGAAGCAGCATGAGGTTTTCTGCTGCAGGCTCTGCACAAAGCATCTCAAA ATCTTCCCCTATGAGAGGAAGTGGTATAACCGTAAAGAACTGGCCCGTCATCGTGCACATGGAGACCCTGATGACACCAGTCATAGAGGCCACCCACTCTGCGAGTTCTGTGATGACCGTTACCTTGACAATGATGAGCTACTTAAACACTTGCGGAGAGACCACTACTTTTGCCATTTCTGTGATGTAGATGGTTCTCAGGAATATTACAG TGATTACCAATACCTGAGCGAGCACTTCAGAGATGCTCATTATCTGTGCGAGGAAGGCCGCTGCGCTACTGAACAATTCACACATGCGTTCCGTACTGAGATTGACTACAAAGCTCACAAGGCTGCGGCACACAGCAAAAGCAGGGCAGAGGCACGACAAAACCGCCACATCGACCTCCAGTTTACCTACGCTCCAAGGCAACAGAGGAGAAATGAAG GTCTGGTGACGGGTGAGGACTATGAGGAGGCACGTCATAATCGAGGGGGAAGAGGGAGACATCAGGGCAGACAGAAGAGTTGGAGGTACATCCG AGAAGAAGAAAACAGAGAGCTGGCAGCTGCTATGAGGGCATCCATGGCACATCACCAACAGGTGGACAGAGGGGTGGCGAATGAAAGAAATGCACCCAGACTTGCTAGGGAGGAGCAACTTGAGAGAACTGAACCAGATGATTCCAAACAAAAGACTACCAATCCAGCAGGGAAACCTCCAG TAAGGACCATGCAGAGTACTAATCCACTGGATGAAGAAGATGACTTCCCAACTTTGGGTGCCACAGCTGCTACATCTGCATCGAG TGTAAAGTCAACCACTGCAAATGTTGCAGCAATCAATGAAGCTCTGAAGGAAGATGACTTTCCTAGTCTGCCAGGCGTCAGTGTGGCGGCCACGCTGACTCCAGCCTACTCTGCCCCACCTAAAACACATTCCTCGTTCAAAGAGGAGGATTTCCCTGTTCTTGTGTCCAATGTCCGGCCCACCAGACCAGCAGCAGTCAGAAGTTCGGCTTGGTCCAACCATACTGCTGGGGTCAAGCCGACAAACCAGACCCTTCCACCCTCATCCAGACATCCTGTTCCTGTTTCAACCGTTTCTGCTCCTAAGCTCCTCTCCTCTTCCAGCTCCTCTTTTTCacagagaaaaaagaaagttgGGGAGAGCGGGAAAGCAAAGTCTGACCAGTCTCCATCCGATGATTATGAAAGTAGTGGAATGACCCAGCAAGAGTTCCGTTCTGTGTGCACCATGTTGGACATCTCAACCCTGCTCACAGTTAAAGATGGAAACGCTAAACCCTCAACTTCGGTTTCCAGCACTCTAAACCAGACCCCCAGCACGAATATCTCTACTTCTAAAGctagcaaaaagaaaaaacagaagaaccCATCAGCTCCTTCCACACCTGCAGGTTCAGGGACGATGCCAGCTGGAAATACTGTCTTAGTGGAAAAGGCTTCACAAAAGGAGAATGTTCCTGAGAACCCCACCCCTCCCACTGATGTGACAGCCATGATGGAAATGCTTCCAAGCGGATTAGCTAATGGTCACATGGAGAAGTTAACAGTTTGTAAGGATTCCTCTCTTGACCAAGATGAAGACTTCCCTGCCCTCAAGACAAAGAAACCACCACCAG GTTTCAAGAGCTCATTCCCAATGAAGGCCACAACTCCTGCTCCATCCTCCACTGTGCCTCCTCCACCTGGTTTGGGAGTCACGACCACAAAGCCTCCTCCTGGTTTCACCGGTATTCCCCTCAACAACAATGTGCTGGAACTTGCTGCTTCCCCAGTTAACCC GCCCCCCAAATTGTCTGGCAATTACCTGGTACCAGAAGACTACCAGCAGAGGAACTTGGAGTTGATCCAGTCCattaaaaaataccttcatgatGACGAGTCACAGTTCAACCTGTTTAAGAATTATTCTGCACAGTTCCGAAAG GGTGTGATATCAGCAGCTCAGTACCACCACAGCTGTAAGGACCTGCTTGGAGAGGACTTCAGTCGCATTTTCAATGAGCTGCTGGTGCTCTTGCCGGACACTGGCAAGCAGCAGGAGCTCTTATATGCACACGGACACTCCAAGACAATGGAGAAGCAGTCAGGAGCTGGTGGAGGACGGAAGAACAGGAATAAGAATGCCTGGCAGGCACCCACATTGGCAGTTAATGCTAATGTGGCAGCTGAGCTGGACTGTCAGCTGTGCCCCACATGCAGACAGGTACTGGCCCCCAAAGACATTAACTTCCATAAGACCCTTCACACCACAGAGAGTGAGGATTTCCCCTCCCTGCAGTCGATTAGTCGCATCATCAGCTAG